Part of the Rhabdothermincola salaria genome is shown below.
GGCTTCCACACCGACGCCTGCCTCGGCGGTTTCGTCGTGCCGTGGGCCGAGCGACTCGGCCACGACGTGCCCGTGTGCGACTTCCGGCTCCCCGGCGTCACGTCCATCTCGGCGGACACCCACAAGTTCGGTTACGCGGCCAAGGGCACCTCCGTCGTGCTGTACCGCGACCAGGCGCTGCGCCACCACCAGTACTTCACCATCACCGACTGGCCCGGTGGCCTGTACTGCTCTCCTGGGTTCGCCGGCTCACGACCCGGAGGCCTGTCGGCCGCGTGCTGGGCGGCCATGGTGTCGATGGGCGAGGCCGGCTACCTCGAAGCCACCCGTCGCATCCTCGCCACGGCCGCGACCGTCACCGCCGGCATCCGGGCCCGGCCCGAGCTGCGTGTGTTCGGCGACCCCCTCTTCGTCATCGCCTTCACCGCCGCCGAGGGCGCCACCTGCGCCGATGGCCGCCCCCTCGACATCTACGAGGTGTACGACGCCATGACCCGTCGGGGCTGGGCCCTCAACGGCCTGCACCGACCCGCGGCGGTGCACCTGTGCGTGACCCTCCGCCACACCGAGCCGGGGGTGGCCACCCGCTTCCTCGCCGACCTCGCCGACGCCGTGGACGAGGTGCTGGCCGGCCCGCCCACCGGCACCGGCATGGCCCCCATCTACGGCATGGCCGACACCGTCCCCGACCGCACCCTCGTCGCCGACGCCCTGGTCGACCACATGGACGCCTGGTTCAGACTCTGACACTTTGCTCCGGTCGGCAAGCCTCCCTGCGCCGGCTCTGACATCTTGCTCCGGTCGGCAAGCCTCCCTCCGCCGCCTTCGCCGAAACGCGAGGGCTGACTGAGCCTCCTTGCTGCGCGGCGTCGGCTGTTGCATGCCGGCTGAGGGTCTGGGTCTGGTGGCGGCGGGCAAGCGCAGCGTCGCCGCCACACCGCGTCCCGACGAGCTCGCGAGGAGGGCGCCATGGATTCGGGGCCGAGTGGGTTCCGGGGGGTGGCCCGCACCACCGGTTCTGACGCGCGCACGGGAGCGAGTGCGGCTCGGCGAGCGCCGCCTGAGATCGACGAAGGATTCGTCGACCCACGCCCGAGCTCGACGAAGCCGCCGCTCCGAGCGACCGAGCACGTCAGGTTCTGGTGCGGGACAGGACCCGCCGGAGCCCCGAGGACCCGAACATCGGGAGCGACCCGCCCATGGAGAGTGGGCGAATCTGCACTGATGGTGAAAGAATCCGGCCATCGACCCCCTGCCGTCACCCTCTTCCGACGAGTTGCCCCGGCCCCGGCTGTTGCACCTGGGTCCACCGCTGGCCGTCATCGTGGTGCTGCTGGGCCTGCTCGTGTGGGCCGTCGCCACCGACCACCTGGTGACGGCGGTCTGGGCCACGTTCGGCGTGTCGGCCGCCCTCGTCTGGTTCGTGCTCGGCGGCCTCCGCGACCGCCGGCACATGACCGCCGAGCTCCAGGGCCGGGACACGCAGCTGCTCACCGTGCTCGACGGACTGCCCATCGCCGTCATGCTGCGTGACGAGAAGGGCCACTTGCTCCACGCCAACCCCGGGACCGAACGGTTCCTCGAACGCCTGGGGCTGACCGTCGACCACATCGCCGAGAGCCCGGTGGCCATGCTCGACCACATCGACGTGATCCGCGAGGACGGCCGCCCGTGGCGGCCCGCCGATCTCCCGGTCGTCTCGGCGATCCGCGACGGCGTGAGCACCGACGCCGTGCTCGGCTACGCCCTGCCCGAGGGGGGCTGGGCGTGGTACTCGGCGCGCGCCGAACCCCTCCCGCTCGGCGACGGCACCCTCGGCACGGTGCTCACCCTCGACGACGTCACCGAGCGCCGCGCTCTCGAGCAGGAGCTGCGCGATGCCGCCCTCACCGACCCCCTCACCGGGCTGGCCAACCGTCGGGCGCTGTCCGAACGCCTCGCCGAGGCCCAGAAGCGCCAGGCCCGCCACGGCGGCGTGATCGGGCTCATCTACCTCGACCTCGACGGCTTCAAGGCGGTCAACGACACCTGGGGCCACGACGTCGGCGACCGGGTCCTGATCTCGGTGGGCGAGCGCCTGCGTCGCGGCACCCGGGCCATCGACCTCCCCTGCCGCATCGGCGGCGACGAGTTCGTCGTGCTCTGCGACCCGCTGGAGGACCCGGCGGACCTCGCCGACCTGGTGAGGCGGTTGCGCGAGCTCCCACCCCTCATGGTGCCCGGCAGCCGCGCCGACGCGTTGACGGTGAGCATCGGGTCGGTGGTCGTGGAGCGGGGCGAGGGCCTCGACACCGCCCTGCGGCGCGCCGACCGCTCCATGTTCCAGGCCAAGCGGGGCACCCCGCCCGGGCCGGCCGCCGAGGCCGGCTGAACACCTCTGGGGCGCGCTCAGCCGCTGATCAGAGCGTCCCGTCGTCGAGCATGGCGAGCACCTCGGTGGCCCGCTCCCGCACGGCCGGCAGGTCCCGGAGGCGGCGCATGCTGCCCAGCGGGTTCCCCATGCGGTGGTTGCCTCGCAAGCCATCCTCGTGGCGGGCGAGGAAGTCCCAGTACAGCGTCGTGAACGGGCACGCATCGGCACCCACCCGTCGCCTGGGGTCGTAGCGACAGGTGCCGCAGTGGTCGCTCATGCGGTTCAGGTAGGCGCCGCCCGCGGCGTAGGGCTTGGTGGCCATGCGCCCACCATCGGCGTGCAGGGCCATCCCCACCACGTTGGGCAGCATCACCCACTCGGCTCCGTCGACGAACGAGGACCACATCCACTCGACCATCTCGTCGGGCGCGACCCCGGCCAGCAGGCCCAGGTTGCCGAGCACCATGAGCCGCTCGATGTGGTGCAGCCACCCGTGCCGGTCGAGCGCCGCCAACGTCCGCCCGACGCACGCCATGTCGGTCGGCCCGCCCCGCAGCACCGGTGGCAGGGGCCGGCGGGCGTCCAGGGCGTTCAGGCTCCGGTACCCGGGCATCCACAGCCAGTAGACCCCCCACACGTACTCGCGCCACCCGATCACCTGGCGCACGAACCCCTCGGCCGAGGCGATGGGGACCGAGCCGCGCCGGTGGGCCTCGGCGGCGGCATCGGCCACCTCGCCCGGGTGGAGCAGTCCGAGGTTGAGGTAGGGGCTGAGCGTCGAGTGGGCCAGCTTCCACTCGTCGCGCAACATGGCGTCCTCGTGGGGACCGAAGAGGGGAAGGACCTCGTCGACGAAGTGGTCCAGACGGGCGAGTGCACCGGACCTCGACGTCGCCCAGGTGCCGTCCGGCGGGCCTCCCCAGAGCTCGGGGACGGCCCGCTCGATGTCGGCCAGCACCTCGTCGTCGAGCTCGTCGAGGTCGTCGACGAGTGGGGCCGGCCAGGGCCGTCCGTCGGTCGGTGGCGGTTCCCGGTTGGCGGCGTCGTGGTTCCATCGGCCGCCCGTGGGCTCGTCGCCGTCCATCAGGTAGCCGAGCCGGGTGCGTTGCCAGCGGTAGAAGTCCTCCATGCGCAGCCGGGACCGGTCCCCGGCCCACTCGGCGAACTGCTCGGCCGAGCAGAGGAACTGGTCGTTGGCGACGGTCGCCACGTCGCAACGGGCGAGGAGCTCGGCACCGTCCCAGGACATGGGCGACATCGCCACCACCCGCTCGGGCCGGTACCGGCGACGGTGGGCGGCCAAGCCGTCGGCGAGGCTGTCCGCGGTGCGCAGGTCCACCTCGAAGCCTTCCTCGGTGAGCTCGCGGGCCAGGCGGCGCATGGACGCCACCACCAGGTGGAGCCGCTGGCGGTGCCAGCGGCGCGACGCCCACTTGCCCCGGCTCTCGACCAGCAGCACCCGCACCTCGCCCGGGCGGCGGCCGGCCAGCGCCCCGCCCTGGCGGCTCAGCTGATCGCCCAGCACCCAGACCGTCTCCACCCGCCGCACGCTACGTCGCGTCGGCTCGGGAGCGAGGGTCGAAGCCCGACCCACCGATGGCCCGAGCCGATCCGGTCCACGAGCGGTCTGGGATCGTCCCGGCCTGATCGCGTCCACCCGGATCGAGTCCACCCGGATCGAGTCCACCCGGACCGGGGCCGCGAGACGTTTGGTGGCACACTCGTCGGTGGATGACCCTGGCCAGCCCCACCCCTGAGGACGTCGCGGGTGCACCCGCGACCGACGACGACACGACCCCGCGCGTCGACGGTCGCCGGGCCCGGGCCGAGCGGTCCCGTCAGGCCATCGCCGATGCCCTGTTGTCGCTCGTCGAGGGGGGCGACCTGCGTCCGACCGCCGGTCGCATCGCCCAGCGGGCCGGCATCTCCGAGCGGCTCATCTACCACCACTTCGCCGACCTCGACGAGCTGCTCCGGGTCGTGGCCGAGCGGCAGCTGGCCCGGGCTCGGGCCCGGATGGCGCCGCTCGATCCCGTCGGCACTCGCGCCGAGCGGATCGCCGCCATCGTCGACCAACGGGCTGAGCTGTTCGAGTGGATCACCCCCATCCGGCGGGCCTCCAACCTCCAGGAACCCTTCTCGGCCGACCTGCGGGAGGTCCGGGCCCGCAGCAACGCCGAGCTGCGGGCCCACACGGCGGCCCTCTTCTCCGCCGAGCTGGACGAGACCGACCGAGCCGAGCACGACGAGCTCCTGGCGGCCCTCGACGTCACCCTCTCGTGGCCCACGTGGAACACCCTGCGCGAGAGCGGCCTCGACCCCACGGCGACCCGCCAGACCCTCGCCCGCATGGTGCACGCCCTGCTCGACGGCTGAAGCGTCGTCAGGGGCCGTCGCGAGGGATCGTGGCGTGGCGACGGATCCAGGCGTGCATGGCGATACCCGCGGCCACCCCGGCGTTGATCGAACGGGTCGAACCGAACTGGGCGATGGAGCACACCACCGTCGACGCCGCCTGGGCCTCGGGCGAGAGGCCCGGGCCCTCCTGGCCGAAGAGCAGGAGGCACCGCTCGGGCAGCTCGGTGGTCTCGAGCGGCACCGAGCCCGGGAGGATGTCGACGCCGATGATCGCCAGGTCCTGCGCCGCGGCCCAGCCGACCAGGTCGTCGATCGTCGGGTGGTGGCGGACGTGGAGGTACCGATCGGTCACCATGGCGCCGCGCCGGTTCCACCGCCGCCGACCGACGATGTGGACGCCCTCGGCGTTGAAGGCGTTGGCGGTGCGCACCACCGTGCCGATGTTCAGGTCGTGCTGCCAGTTCTCGATGGCCACGTGGAAAGGGTGCCGGGTGGTGTCGAGGTCGGCGACGATCGCCTCGTTGGACCAGTAGCGGTAGCGGTCGGTGACGTTGCGCCGATCGCCGGCGGCGAGCAGCTCGCGGTCGAGGCGCGGGTCGTCGGGCCAGGGGCTGGGGTGCGGCCCCACCCCGACCTCGACGTCCGGTGCGCCGGGGGCGGCCCGATCCGCCGCTTCTGATGGCTCGCCCGTAGCCTCGACGCCGATGGCCCTCGCCTCTCCCTCGTGCCGGCGACGACGCCGACGGTCCATGCTCGCACTGCTCGCCGCGGTGGTCGCACTGCTCGTGCTGGCCAGCGCCTGCACCACTGGTCGCGGCGACGGCGAGGCGGAGGGTGCTGGTGGCGACGGCGACCGCGAGCCCGAGCTCACCACCGGCCCCGGGCCCACCTACCCGACGATCCCCTTCGCCGACCTCGATGCCCGCCTGACCCGTCGGGTGAGCACCGCCGAGCTCCCCGGCGCCGCCCTGCTGGTGGAGCAGGACGGTGCCCGCCTGCACACCTTCGCCACCGGCTCGGTCGACGAGGACAGCCCTCTGCCCCTCGGCGAGACCGGGGGTTGGCTCACTGCGGCCGTGCTCATGAGCCTGGTGGACGACGGCCTGGTGGGCCTCGACGAGCCCGTCGCCAACCATCTCTCCTCGATGGCCGGCGACGACCTGGGGCGCGTCACCCTGCGCCACCTGCTGTCGCACACCTCGGGCCTCCCGTTCGGCATCGACTGCGCCGATGCGGACGGGTGCGACGCCGGGGTCGCCCGCGCCACCCTGCTCGGCGCCCCCGGCGACGTGTTCGCCGTCAGCCCGGTGGGCACCCACGTGGCCGCCCGCCTGGCCGAGGCCGTCACCGGCCGGACGTGGGCCACGATCGCCGCCGAGCGCCTCCTGGGCCCCCTGGCCATGAACGCCACCTCCTTCCCCGAGCCCGAACGAACCGTCCCCGTCGACGTCCCGGATCCCCCGACCGACGGAGGCGACGGTGAACCGGACGAACCGGTGCTCCCCCCGGCCCCGCGGAGCCTGCTCGCCGTCGACGGCACCACCACCGCCGCCGACCTCGGTCGGTTCCTCGCCATGGTCCTGGCCAAGGGCCAGGGCCCCACGGAGCGGCTGCTCGAGGCGGCCTCGGTCGAGGAGATCGAACGCGACCAGACGAGCACCCTCGACACCAGCCGAGAGCCGTGGGTGGCCGCCACCGGCATCCCCACCCACGGCCTCGGCGTGTGGCGTGACCGCCCCCGGGGCGACGGCACCGGGCTGGCGTCGGTGGTCAGCGCCCCCAACCAGATCGGCGTGTACCCCCTCGTCGACCGGCCCCGCAACGCCTGGGCCGTCGTCGCCGTCCTCGACGACCCCCTCGTCCCCCTGGAGGCGGTGCGCGACTCGGCTGCCGTCGCCCAGCTCGTCGGGGTGGCCATCGACACCGACGGCCGGGCCATCAGGGAGCCGGGCACCCCCCTGGGCGGCTGACCAGGACGGTCAGCGCACCAGCAGCGACGCCCCGCCGGCGTCGTCGAGCAGGTGGCGGGCCAGCTCCCGCCCCAGGCGGGGCCCATCGGCGACGGCACCCCGACGCTGGTGGCGCAGCAGCACGTGGCCGTCCATCGACGCGAGGAGGGCCTCGACCATGATCCGGTCGGCGGCGGTGTCGACCACGGCGTGGGCCCCGGCGGGCAGGTCGCAGTCGCCGCCGAGCTCGGCCAGGAAGCCCCGCTCGGCATCGACCGCGGCCCGACTGGGGCCGTGCTCCACCGCGGCCAGCAGCTCGCGGGAACGGGCGTCGTCGGCCCGGCATTCGACGGCCAGGGCGCCCTGGGCCACCTGCGGGAGCATGACCGACGGGTCGAGCACCTCGACGACCCGGTCGGCCAGGTCGAGCTCGAGGCGCTCGACCGCGGCGGCGGCCATGACGATGGCGTCGAACGAGCCCGACTGGGCCAGACGGGTGGCGATGTTGCCGCGCAGGCCCCGGAAGGTGAGGTCGGGGCGCAGCCAGGCCAGCTGCGCCCGCCGGCGCACCGACCCGGTGGCCACCACCGCGCCGGGCGGCAGGTCGGCCAGGCAGGTGCCGACCAGCACGTCGCGGGCGTCGGCCCGCTCGGGGACGGCACCGACCACCAACGCATCGGGGGTGAGGGCCGGGAGGTCCTTGCCCGAGTGCACGGCCAGGTCGGCTCGTCCGTCGAGCACCGCCGCCTGCACCTCCTTGACGAACACCCCCTTGCCGCCCATCTCCCAGATGGGGATGTCGAGGCGGGCATCGGCCACCGTCTGGACCACGACCGCCTCGACGGTGACCTCGACGCCGCGAGCGGCACCGGCCGCGGCCAGCAGGGCGGCGATGTGGTCGGTCTGCCATCGGGCCAGGGCGCTGCCCCTGGTGGCGGCGCGCAGGTGCACGGAGATCACGGCGAGGGGCTCAGATGTCGAACAGGTCGCGCAGGGCCTCGGAGAGGCGTTCGCCCCTCGGCGAGCCTGCCGCGTCCTTGAGGTTGACCGTGGGCTCGTGGAGCAGCTTGGCCACGATGCCGCGGGTCAGGGCCTCGACGGCCTCGACCTGACGTTGGTCGAGGTCGCCCAGCCGGCCCCGGAAGCGATCGATCTCGGCCTGGCGGACGGCTTCGGCCTGGGCGCGCAGCGTGCCCACCAGCGGGGCCACCTCGCGGGCCGAGCTGAGGGCCACGTAGCGGTCGAGCTCGGCGGCCACCACGGCCTCGACGGCTTCGACCTCGCGTCGCCGCTCGGCCTGGCCGGCCTCGGCGAAGGCCCGCAGGTCGTCCATGTCGAGCAGGGTCACGCCGGGGAGGTCGGCGGCGCTGGGATCGACGTCGCGGGGCACGGCCACGTCGACCACGAGCAGGGGCCGGCCGGCCCGGGCATCCATCACCCGGGCGATGTCGGCGTGCTCG
Proteins encoded:
- a CDS encoding pyridoxal phosphate-dependent decarboxylase family protein is translated as MTSDADRTAPVPEPSLAQYRSDFETYHRLPAQGRSRARILAELQEMHDLEQARWEEGFVSGAVYNGDADHVDFVNQAYAIHSQSNPLHTDLWPSAVKFESEIVAMTASMLGGDGIGGGPGSPDGVCGVVTSGGSESIQLAMKTYRDRGRSEQGVERPNMVLPTTAHAAFAKAAHNFGIEARWIAPTDGWVADVDAMADAVDDHTVVVVSSAPPFPHGLIDPIPELAAMALERGVGFHTDACLGGFVVPWAERLGHDVPVCDFRLPGVTSISADTHKFGYAAKGTSVVLYRDQALRHHQYFTITDWPGGLYCSPGFAGSRPGGLSAACWAAMVSMGEAGYLEATRRILATAATVTAGIRARPELRVFGDPLFVIAFTAAEGATCADGRPLDIYEVYDAMTRRGWALNGLHRPAAVHLCVTLRHTEPGVATRFLADLADAVDEVLAGPPTGTGMAPIYGMADTVPDRTLVADALVDHMDAWFRL
- a CDS encoding GGDEF domain-containing protein, which codes for MPRPRLLHLGPPLAVIVVLLGLLVWAVATDHLVTAVWATFGVSAALVWFVLGGLRDRRHMTAELQGRDTQLLTVLDGLPIAVMLRDEKGHLLHANPGTERFLERLGLTVDHIAESPVAMLDHIDVIREDGRPWRPADLPVVSAIRDGVSTDAVLGYALPEGGWAWYSARAEPLPLGDGTLGTVLTLDDVTERRALEQELRDAALTDPLTGLANRRALSERLAEAQKRQARHGGVIGLIYLDLDGFKAVNDTWGHDVGDRVLISVGERLRRGTRAIDLPCRIGGDEFVVLCDPLEDPADLADLVRRLRELPPLMVPGSRADALTVSIGSVVVERGEGLDTALRRADRSMFQAKRGTPPGPAAEAG
- a CDS encoding cryptochrome/photolyase family protein, producing METVWVLGDQLSRQGGALAGRRPGEVRVLLVESRGKWASRRWHRQRLHLVVASMRRLARELTEEGFEVDLRTADSLADGLAAHRRRYRPERVVAMSPMSWDGAELLARCDVATVANDQFLCSAEQFAEWAGDRSRLRMEDFYRWQRTRLGYLMDGDEPTGGRWNHDAANREPPPTDGRPWPAPLVDDLDELDDEVLADIERAVPELWGGPPDGTWATSRSGALARLDHFVDEVLPLFGPHEDAMLRDEWKLAHSTLSPYLNLGLLHPGEVADAAAEAHRRGSVPIASAEGFVRQVIGWREYVWGVYWLWMPGYRSLNALDARRPLPPVLRGGPTDMACVGRTLAALDRHGWLHHIERLMVLGNLGLLAGVAPDEMVEWMWSSFVDGAEWVMLPNVVGMALHADGGRMATKPYAAGGAYLNRMSDHCGTCRYDPRRRVGADACPFTTLYWDFLARHEDGLRGNHRMGNPLGSMRRLRDLPAVRERATEVLAMLDDGTL
- a CDS encoding TetR/AcrR family transcriptional regulator; this translates as MTLASPTPEDVAGAPATDDDTTPRVDGRRARAERSRQAIADALLSLVEGGDLRPTAGRIAQRAGISERLIYHHFADLDELLRVVAERQLARARARMAPLDPVGTRAERIAAIVDQRAELFEWITPIRRASNLQEPFSADLREVRARSNAELRAHTAALFSAELDETDRAEHDELLAALDVTLSWPTWNTLRESGLDPTATRQTLARMVHALLDG
- a CDS encoding TrmH family RNA methyltransferase; this translates as MDRRRRRRHEGEARAIGVEATGEPSEAADRAAPGAPDVEVGVGPHPSPWPDDPRLDRELLAAGDRRNVTDRYRYWSNEAIVADLDTTRHPFHVAIENWQHDLNIGTVVRTANAFNAEGVHIVGRRRWNRRGAMVTDRYLHVRHHPTIDDLVGWAAAQDLAIIGVDILPGSVPLETTELPERCLLLFGQEGPGLSPEAQAASTVVCSIAQFGSTRSINAGVAAGIAMHAWIRRHATIPRDGP
- a CDS encoding serine hydrolase domain-containing protein codes for the protein MLALLAAVVALLVLASACTTGRGDGEAEGAGGDGDREPELTTGPGPTYPTIPFADLDARLTRRVSTAELPGAALLVEQDGARLHTFATGSVDEDSPLPLGETGGWLTAAVLMSLVDDGLVGLDEPVANHLSSMAGDDLGRVTLRHLLSHTSGLPFGIDCADADGCDAGVARATLLGAPGDVFAVSPVGTHVAARLAEAVTGRTWATIAAERLLGPLAMNATSFPEPERTVPVDVPDPPTDGGDGEPDEPVLPPAPRSLLAVDGTTTAADLGRFLAMVLAKGQGPTERLLEAASVEEIERDQTSTLDTSREPWVAATGIPTHGLGVWRDRPRGDGTGLASVVSAPNQIGVYPLVDRPRNAWAVVAVLDDPLVPLEAVRDSAAVAQLVGVAIDTDGRAIREPGTPLGG
- the hemC gene encoding hydroxymethylbilane synthase translates to MISVHLRAATRGSALARWQTDHIAALLAAAGAARGVEVTVEAVVVQTVADARLDIPIWEMGGKGVFVKEVQAAVLDGRADLAVHSGKDLPALTPDALVVGAVPERADARDVLVGTCLADLPPGAVVATGSVRRRAQLAWLRPDLTFRGLRGNIATRLAQSGSFDAIVMAAAAVERLELDLADRVVEVLDPSVMLPQVAQGALAVECRADDARSRELLAAVEHGPSRAAVDAERGFLAELGGDCDLPAGAHAVVDTAADRIMVEALLASMDGHVLLRHQRRGAVADGPRLGRELARHLLDDAGGASLLVR